A stretch of the Staphylococcus sp. NRL 16/872 genome encodes the following:
- the scpB gene encoding SMC-Scp complex subunit ScpB, translating into MGNIGILEALLYTAGDEGLEASQLAEILDIDLNALSNLIESFHSEGLAIQKYGNIYILTSKKEAASYIEQLVEQKSNMKLSQAAMETLSIIAYNQPLTRSDIELIRGINSDGAVRTLIARGLIEAKDNEQSRSHLLNTTDLFLNVFGLEKIEDLPTTEEDEEEMEDFFSNLVNQKGDSK; encoded by the coding sequence TTGGGTAATATAGGAATTTTAGAAGCATTATTATATACGGCAGGCGATGAAGGCCTTGAAGCTTCTCAGTTAGCTGAAATTCTGGATATCGATTTAAATGCTTTATCCAATCTTATTGAGTCATTTCATTCAGAAGGACTTGCTATCCAAAAATATGGAAATATTTATATTTTAACTTCAAAAAAAGAAGCTGCTTCATATATAGAACAGTTGGTTGAACAGAAATCTAATATGAAACTTTCTCAAGCTGCTATGGAAACTTTATCTATTATTGCTTATAATCAACCTTTAACTAGAAGCGATATAGAATTAATTAGAGGAATCAATTCAGATGGTGCTGTTCGTACTCTTATCGCACGCGGGTTAATAGAAGCTAAAGACAATGAACAATCGCGAAGCCATCTTTTAAATACGACTGATTTATTTTTAAATGTATTTGGACTTGAAAAAATTGAAGATTTACCAACTACTGAGGAAGATGAAGAAGAAATGGAAGATTTCTTCAGTAACCTTGTAAATCAAAAAGGAGACTCAAAATGA
- a CDS encoding DUF309 domain-containing protein: MEHALIDFYYQFHKHQHYFLCHDILEDAWKANPYFSKNEAIVSLILFTTAMYHYRRENYIGALKSCKKALITFQNAKDKSSVGLQEEKYEALLNTQIEKIAQHEQFTPIKLPINKQFENKIYTEMPDYEFNEFVVKDDYIVHHHLRRDRSEVIAARQHAILNKKNKEI; encoded by the coding sequence ATGGAACACGCATTAATTGATTTTTATTATCAATTTCATAAGCATCAACATTATTTTTTATGTCATGATATTTTAGAAGATGCTTGGAAAGCTAATCCTTATTTTTCTAAAAATGAAGCAATTGTAAGCCTTATATTGTTTACTACTGCTATGTATCATTATAGAAGAGAGAATTATATTGGAGCATTAAAAAGTTGTAAAAAAGCATTAATCACATTTCAAAATGCTAAAGATAAATCTAGTGTTGGTTTACAGGAAGAAAAATATGAAGCATTATTAAATACTCAAATTGAAAAGATTGCACAACATGAACAATTTACTCCTATAAAGTTACCTATTAACAAGCAATTTGAAAATAAAATCTATACTGAAATGCCAGATTATGAATTTAATGAATTTGTAGTCAAAGATGATTACATCGTACATCACCACTTGCGGAGAGATCGCAGTGAAGTAATTGCTGCTAGACAACATGCGATTTTAAATAAAAAAAATAAAGAAATATAA
- a CDS encoding ATP-binding protein: MTNRLNSVVIKLWLTIIFIVTTVLILLSAALITFIQYYYTQQTENEIRSDASKISHLVEQADNKQLAIKHSQQLIDGSGGVIFMADKDMKPKTSNTPLKNKMLQEIHNNSHFYQVFTKGESATQNVTINDNGNSRSYILLGYPMQSQSHSNSKYSGVFIYQDLKSIEDTNNAITIIILITAIIFLAISTVFAFFLSNKITKPLRQLRTQAFNVSKGDYSQKTTVSTKDEIGELSRTFNQMSYQIRKHVEAISTQRNIRDSLINSMVEGVLGLNDNREIILSNKMADDIIPTIDQTTHHNIEKQIETTFASKTTEFQEYEFNGKFYVFIMSYIRRIQQDGRSGIVVIIRDMTNEHNLDQLKKDFIANVSHELRTPISLLQGYTESIVDGIVTEPDEIRDSLSIVLDETKRLNRLVNELLNVARMDAEGLTVNKEIQPITPLLSKIQMKYRQQAQDLEIHMDLLPSIDEEPWEYDADRIDQVLTNLIDNATRYTKPGDKINITSSVDDNYQILNVNDTGSGIAPEHLDLVFDRFYKVEASRTRGKQGTGLGLFICKMIIEEHGGTISVESKLGEGTTFVIKLPKPK, from the coding sequence GTGACGAACCGACTAAATAGTGTAGTAATAAAACTGTGGTTAACTATTATTTTTATAGTGACGACAGTTTTAATTTTATTAAGTGCAGCCTTAATCACATTTATACAATATTACTATACACAACAAACGGAGAATGAAATCAGATCAGATGCTTCTAAAATCAGCCATTTAGTTGAGCAAGCAGATAATAAACAATTAGCCATTAAACATAGCCAGCAACTTATCGATGGATCTGGTGGCGTAATTTTTATGGCTGATAAAGATATGAAACCAAAAACTTCAAACACACCACTTAAAAATAAAATGTTACAAGAAATCCATAATAATAGTCATTTCTATCAAGTGTTTACTAAAGGTGAATCAGCTACTCAAAATGTAACAATAAACGATAATGGAAACTCTCGATCATATATACTATTAGGTTATCCTATGCAATCACAAAGTCATAGTAACTCTAAGTATAGCGGTGTTTTTATTTATCAAGATTTAAAATCAATTGAAGACACCAATAATGCAATTACCATTATTATATTAATTACTGCTATTATTTTCTTAGCAATTTCAACCGTATTTGCTTTCTTTTTATCTAATAAAATAACTAAACCTTTACGACAACTTCGTACTCAAGCATTTAATGTATCAAAGGGAGATTATTCTCAAAAAACAACTGTTTCAACTAAGGATGAAATTGGAGAATTATCACGTACTTTTAATCAAATGAGTTATCAAATACGTAAACATGTAGAAGCAATTTCAACTCAAAGAAATATTCGCGATAGCTTAATTAATTCTATGGTAGAGGGCGTATTGGGCTTAAACGATAATAGAGAAATTATATTATCTAATAAAATGGCAGATGATATTATCCCAACTATTGATCAAACGACACACCATAATATTGAAAAACAGATTGAAACTACATTTGCATCTAAAACAACTGAATTCCAAGAATATGAATTTAATGGTAAATTTTATGTGTTTATTATGAGCTATATTCGACGTATTCAACAAGATGGACGCAGTGGAATTGTAGTTATCATTAGAGATATGACAAATGAACATAATCTTGACCAACTGAAAAAAGATTTTATTGCCAATGTATCACACGAATTACGTACACCTATTTCATTATTACAAGGTTATACGGAGTCAATTGTAGATGGTATTGTAACAGAACCTGATGAAATTAGAGACTCTCTCTCAATTGTCTTAGATGAAACAAAACGACTTAACCGTCTAGTTAATGAACTGCTTAATGTAGCACGTATGGATGCTGAAGGTTTAACAGTTAATAAAGAAATACAACCTATTACACCCTTATTATCCAAAATACAAATGAAATATCGACAACAAGCCCAAGATTTAGAAATCCACATGGATTTACTCCCGTCCATTGATGAAGAACCGTGGGAATACGATGCAGATCGTATCGATCAAGTACTAACTAATTTAATTGACAATGCCACTCGTTACACTAAACCAGGTGACAAAATTAATATCACATCTTCGGTAGATGATAATTATCAAATATTAAATGTAAATGATACAGGTAGTGGTATCGCACCTGAACACCTTGACTTAGTATTTGATAGATTTTATAAAGTAGAAGCTTCAAGAACACGTGGTAAACAAGGTACTGGTTTAGGACTGTTTATTTGTAAAATGATTATTGAAGAACATGGTGGTACTATTTCAGTAGAAAGTAAATTAGGTGAAGGAACTACCTTTGTTATTAAATTACCAAAACCTAAATAA
- the xerD gene encoding site-specific tyrosine recombinase XerD: MNTIIEEYLKFIQIEKGLSENTIGAYRRDLAKYDAYMKEHKIAHIDFIDRQVIQECLGHFIDEGASSKSIARFISTIRSFHQFALREKYAAKDPTVLIETPKYEKKLPDVLEVKEVEQLLETPDLNKNNGYRDRTILELLYATGMRVSELINIEIEDINLIMGFVKVFGKGHKERIIPLGDTVIEFLDTYLEKVRPQLFKKTMTNVLFLNMHGRPLTRQGIWKMIKQYGLKANINKTLTPHTLRHSFATHLLENGADLRAVQEMLGHSDISTTQLYTHVSKSQIRQMYNQFHPRA; this comes from the coding sequence ATGAATACGATTATTGAAGAATATTTGAAATTTATACAGATTGAAAAAGGATTAAGTGAGAATACAATCGGTGCCTATAGAAGAGACTTAGCTAAATACGATGCTTATATGAAAGAGCATAAAATTGCCCATATCGATTTTATTGACCGACAAGTAATTCAAGAATGTCTCGGCCATTTTATTGACGAAGGTGCGTCATCAAAATCAATTGCTCGTTTTATCTCAACCATTCGCAGTTTTCACCAATTTGCATTACGTGAAAAATATGCAGCTAAAGATCCAACTGTATTGATTGAAACACCTAAGTACGAGAAAAAACTACCTGATGTATTAGAAGTAAAGGAAGTAGAGCAACTTCTTGAAACACCTGATTTAAATAAAAATAATGGTTATCGTGACCGTACAATTTTAGAACTTTTATATGCCACAGGTATGCGTGTATCAGAATTAATCAATATAGAAATTGAAGACATCAATTTAATAATGGGATTTGTTAAAGTCTTCGGGAAAGGGCATAAAGAAAGAATTATACCTTTAGGAGATACAGTAATTGAATTCTTAGATACTTATTTAGAAAAAGTACGTCCTCAATTATTCAAAAAGACAATGACTAATGTATTATTTCTTAATATGCATGGCCGACCTTTGACACGCCAAGGTATTTGGAAAATGATTAAACAATATGGTTTAAAAGCTAACATCAATAAAACGTTGACGCCTCACACACTTCGTCATTCATTTGCTACACATTTACTTGAAAATGGGGCTGATTTACGTGCGGTACAAGAAATGTTAGGACACTCTGATATTTCTACAACTCAACTTTATACGCACGTTTCTAAATCTCAAATACGTCAAATGTATAACCAGTTTCATCCAAGAGCTTAA
- a CDS encoding aldo/keto reductase: protein MQKNILKSGIEISELGLGCMSLGTNYREAEPIIESAIDEGITYFDTADIYDRGVNEEIVGKALKKYQDREDIVIGTKVGNRPLEDGSTTWDPSKKYIKESVKGSLQRLGLDHLDLYQLHGGTIDDPLDETISAFNELKQEGIIRAYGISSIRPNVIDYYLKHSEIETIMSQFNLIDNRPEKLLNDIHAQHVKVLARGPVFKGLLTSKSVDILDEKFKEGIFDYDYHELGETLASIKEIESNLSALSFEYLTSHDALGSIIVGASSVDQLKDNVENYKKTVSLDRIKAARERVKNLEYTQHLNTK from the coding sequence ATGCAAAAGAATATATTAAAAAGCGGCATAGAAATTTCGGAGTTAGGTTTAGGATGTATGAGTTTAGGTACAAATTATCGAGAAGCGGAACCAATTATTGAGAGTGCTATTGACGAAGGTATCACTTATTTCGATACTGCTGACATTTATGATCGTGGTGTAAATGAAGAGATTGTTGGAAAAGCTTTAAAAAAATATCAAGATAGAGAAGATATTGTGATTGGTACCAAAGTTGGAAACCGCCCTCTTGAAGATGGCAGTACAACATGGGATCCTTCTAAAAAATATATTAAAGAAAGCGTTAAAGGCTCTTTACAGCGTCTTGGATTAGATCATTTAGATTTATACCAATTACATGGTGGAACGATTGATGATCCCCTTGATGAAACAATTAGCGCATTTAATGAACTTAAACAAGAAGGTATTATTAGAGCTTATGGTATTTCTTCAATACGTCCAAATGTTATTGATTATTATTTAAAACACAGCGAAATTGAAACAATTATGTCTCAATTTAATTTAATTGATAATCGTCCAGAAAAGTTATTAAATGATATCCATGCTCAACATGTAAAAGTATTAGCGCGGGGTCCTGTTTTTAAAGGATTACTTACTTCTAAAAGTGTGGACATTTTAGATGAAAAGTTTAAAGAAGGTATATTTGATTATGATTATCACGAATTAGGTGAGACGCTTGCTTCAATAAAAGAAATTGAAAGCAATTTAAGTGCCCTTTCTTTTGAATATCTAACTTCTCACGATGCACTTGGTTCAATTATTGTTGGCGCTAGTTCTGTAGATCAATTGAAAGATAATGTTGAAAATTATAAAAAAACTGTCAGTCTTGATCGTATAAAAGCAGCACGTGAACGTGTGAAAAATCTAGAATATACCCAACATCTAAATACAAAGTAA
- a CDS encoding ferredoxin produces MAKYTIVDMDTCIACGACGAAAPDIYDYDDEGIAFVILDDNQGTAEVPEELYEDMEDALEGCPTDSIKIEEEPFDGDALKFE; encoded by the coding sequence TTGGCAAAGTATACAATCGTTGATATGGATACCTGTATAGCTTGTGGTGCATGTGGCGCAGCAGCACCGGATATTTATGATTATGACGACGAAGGTATTGCTTTCGTAATCCTTGATGATAATCAAGGTACTGCAGAAGTACCAGAAGAATTATATGAAGATATGGAAGACGCTCTTGAAGGTTGTCCAACAGATTCAATTAAAATCGAAGAGGAACCATTTGATGGCGACGCATTAAAATTTGAATAG
- a CDS encoding response regulator transcription factor, which produces MTNEILIVDDEDRIRRLLKLYLERESFTIHEASDGKEAYNLAMENDYACILLDLMLPEMDGIEMASKLREHKDTPIIMLTAKGEETNRVEGFESGADDYIVKPFSPREVVLRVKALLRRTQSSKPEQSEPHARDIIEFNHLIIDNDAHRVLADNQQVNLTPKEYELLIYLAKTPNKVFDREQLLKEVWHYEFYGDLRTVDTHVKRLREKLNRVSADAAQMIQTVWGVGYKFEVKTSDEPTK; this is translated from the coding sequence ATGACGAATGAAATTTTAATTGTAGACGATGAAGATAGAATTAGAAGATTATTAAAACTCTATTTAGAAAGAGAATCGTTTACTATCCATGAAGCAAGTGATGGTAAAGAGGCTTATAACCTTGCCATGGAAAATGACTATGCGTGCATTCTATTGGACTTGATGCTTCCAGAAATGGATGGAATTGAAATGGCATCTAAATTGCGTGAGCATAAAGATACACCTATTATAATGCTTACAGCTAAAGGAGAAGAAACGAATAGAGTGGAAGGTTTTGAATCAGGTGCAGATGATTATATTGTTAAACCATTTTCACCGAGAGAAGTTGTTTTAAGAGTTAAAGCCCTATTACGTAGAACTCAATCTTCAAAACCAGAACAAAGTGAACCTCACGCAAGAGATATTATTGAATTTAATCACTTAATTATTGATAATGACGCTCATCGTGTATTAGCTGATAACCAACAAGTTAATTTGACGCCTAAAGAATATGAATTGCTTATCTACTTGGCTAAAACACCTAATAAAGTATTTGATCGTGAACAACTTCTTAAAGAGGTTTGGCACTATGAATTTTATGGAGATTTAAGAACTGTTGATACTCATGTAAAACGCTTAAGAGAAAAATTAAATCGCGTTTCTGCAGATGCTGCTCAAATGATTCAAACTGTTTGGGGTGTTGGTTATAAATTTGAGGTAAAAACAAGTGACGAACCGACTAAATAG
- a CDS encoding segregation/condensation protein A, protein MYEVKLDAFNGPLDLLLHLIQKYEIDIYDIPMKALTEQYMQYVHAMKQLEINVASEYLVMASELLMIKSKLLLPQHETVDELEEDPREDLVGRLIEYQNYKEYTMLLNDKKEERELYFTKHPTDLSHLEKDTTWDSNQTIDLTDLIVAYQRVKSRVALNTPKTVEITKESFTIQQATEKVSQQLQSKASLNFFSLFTFHEPIEHVVTHFLAILEMSKAGLINIEQTKSFDDINIIRGVNFNIG, encoded by the coding sequence ATGTATGAAGTTAAGTTAGATGCCTTTAATGGCCCTCTAGATTTATTATTACATTTAATACAAAAGTACGAAATTGATATTTATGATATACCGATGAAAGCTTTGACTGAACAATATATGCAGTATGTACATGCAATGAAACAGTTAGAAATCAATGTAGCAAGTGAATATTTAGTTATGGCTTCAGAACTCTTAATGATTAAAAGTAAGTTACTGTTACCTCAACATGAAACAGTAGATGAGTTAGAAGAGGACCCACGTGAAGACTTAGTAGGAAGATTAATTGAATATCAAAATTATAAAGAATATACGATGTTATTAAATGATAAAAAAGAAGAACGTGAATTATACTTTACAAAACATCCTACCGATTTATCTCATCTTGAAAAAGATACTACTTGGGACAGTAACCAAACGATAGATTTAACAGATTTAATTGTTGCTTATCAACGTGTTAAAAGTAGAGTGGCTTTGAATACACCAAAAACAGTGGAAATTACAAAAGAGTCTTTCACAATACAACAAGCTACTGAAAAAGTATCACAGCAATTACAAAGTAAAGCTTCATTAAATTTCTTTAGCTTATTTACATTTCATGAGCCTATCGAACATGTAGTGACACATTTTTTAGCTATTTTAGAAATGTCAAAAGCTGGTTTAATCAATATAGAGCAAACTAAAAGTTTTGACGACATTAACATCATTAGAGGAGTGAATTTCAATATTGGGTAA
- a CDS encoding Fur family transcriptional regulator, which produces MEERLNRVKQQLQQSSYKLTPQREATVRVLIENEKDHLSAEDVYLKVKDKAPEIGLATVYRTLELLAELKVVDKINFGDGVARFDLRKEGAKHFHHHLVCMECGKVDEIHEDLLPQVEERVESEYNFRILDHRLTFHGVCAECQAKGK; this is translated from the coding sequence ATGGAAGAACGATTAAACAGAGTAAAACAACAATTACAACAATCATCTTACAAATTAACACCTCAACGTGAGGCAACGGTTCGTGTTCTAATTGAAAATGAAAAAGATCATCTTAGTGCTGAAGATGTCTACTTAAAAGTTAAAGACAAAGCACCTGAAATTGGATTAGCCACTGTATATAGAACATTAGAGTTATTAGCAGAATTAAAAGTGGTAGACAAAATTAATTTTGGAGATGGCGTAGCACGTTTTGATTTGAGAAAAGAAGGTGCCAAACATTTTCATCATCATCTTGTATGTATGGAATGTGGTAAAGTAGATGAAATTCACGAAGACTTACTACCTCAAGTAGAAGAACGTGTTGAATCAGAATATAATTTCAGAATTTTAGACCATAGATTAACATTTCATGGCGTTTGTGCTGAATGTCAAGCTAAAGGGAAATAA
- a CDS encoding pseudouridine synthase — protein MSKELERLQKRIANSGYTSRRKAETLIADGKVKVNGEVVTELGTKVKPSDTVEVEGIKIEQEDKMYILFYKPTQVITSVSDDRGRTVVTDYFDDLETRIYPVGRLDYDTSGLLLLTNDGEFTNLMTHPRYHIQKKYVAKLKGYLMREEVKALEHGIELEDGFTQPAQVKVKKQDKEKNTTLVEITISEGRNRQVRRMFEHFGHKVDKLTRIEFGNLNLKGLNAGEGRVLSPHEVKVLRHMAENGK, from the coding sequence ATGAGCAAAGAATTAGAAAGATTACAAAAAAGAATTGCTAATAGTGGTTATACGTCACGCAGAAAAGCTGAAACTTTAATTGCTGATGGAAAAGTAAAAGTAAATGGGGAAGTAGTAACTGAGCTTGGTACAAAAGTGAAACCATCAGATACAGTAGAGGTTGAAGGCATTAAAATTGAACAAGAAGATAAAATGTATATTTTATTTTATAAACCAACTCAAGTTATTACAAGCGTTTCAGATGATAGAGGACGTACAGTAGTAACTGATTACTTCGATGACTTAGAAACACGTATTTATCCAGTTGGACGCTTAGATTATGATACATCTGGATTATTACTGTTAACGAATGATGGGGAATTCACTAACTTAATGACTCATCCGAGATATCATATTCAAAAAAAATATGTAGCTAAGTTAAAAGGTTACCTTATGCGCGAAGAAGTAAAAGCATTGGAGCACGGTATTGAACTTGAAGACGGCTTCACACAACCAGCACAAGTTAAAGTCAAAAAACAAGATAAAGAGAAAAATACGACACTTGTAGAAATTACTATTAGCGAAGGACGTAACAGACAAGTAAGACGCATGTTTGAGCATTTCGGTCATAAAGTTGATAAATTAACCAGAATCGAGTTTGGTAATTTAAATCTAAAAGGTTTAAATGCAGGTGAGGGTAGAGTTTTATCTCCTCATGAAGTAAAAGTTCTAAGACATATGGCTGAAAACGGAAAATAA
- a CDS encoding NUDIX hydrolase — translation MEFNEKTFDRTVIYNGKIIDLEIHDVELPDGKTSKREIVNHNGAVAVCAITPENEVLLVKQYRKPIEKPLLEIPAGKLEEDEEREEAAKRELEEETGYIANDLEFITHMYGSPGFSNEKLSIYFSDNLSEGEMNLDDDEFVELHKVPIDKIKDLLDSDEIEDAKTIIGLQYILLNYNHSK, via the coding sequence ATGGAATTTAATGAAAAAACTTTTGATAGAACCGTGATTTATAATGGTAAAATTATTGATTTAGAAATTCATGATGTAGAACTACCAGATGGTAAAACATCTAAGAGGGAGATTGTTAACCATAATGGTGCAGTAGCTGTTTGTGCGATTACTCCTGAAAATGAAGTACTCTTAGTCAAACAATACCGAAAACCTATCGAAAAACCATTACTCGAAATTCCAGCTGGCAAACTAGAAGAAGATGAAGAAAGGGAAGAAGCAGCTAAACGTGAACTGGAAGAAGAAACAGGATATATTGCTAATGATTTAGAGTTTATTACTCATATGTATGGATCACCCGGCTTTTCTAATGAAAAATTATCAATTTATTTCTCAGATAACTTAAGTGAAGGAGAAATGAACTTAGATGATGATGAATTTGTAGAACTTCACAAAGTACCAATTGATAAAATCAAAGATCTACTTGACAGCGACGAAATCGAAGATGCCAAAACAATCATTGGCTTACAGTATATATTATTAAATTATAATCATTCTAAATAA
- a CDS encoding ECF transporter S component, whose amino-acid sequence MQQNKRLITISMLSAIAFLLTFIKFPLPFLPPYLTLDFSDVPTLLATFTFGPLAGVIVALVKNILNFIFNMADPVGPIANFLAGVSFLLSAYYVSKKKYRHSTRSLVIGLTVGTIVMTFVLSILNYFVLIPLYGMIFNLGDVFTNLKIIILSGIIPFNIIKGVIISVIFMLLYKRLKRVLQ is encoded by the coding sequence ATGCAACAAAATAAACGTCTTATTACTATAAGTATGCTAAGTGCAATCGCTTTTTTATTAACATTTATAAAATTTCCATTGCCATTTTTACCACCATACTTAACATTAGACTTTAGTGATGTACCTACACTATTAGCTACTTTTACGTTTGGACCACTAGCGGGTGTCATAGTAGCCTTAGTAAAAAATATACTAAATTTCATTTTTAATATGGCAGATCCGGTAGGTCCTATTGCCAACTTCCTAGCTGGTGTGAGTTTCTTATTATCTGCTTACTATGTGAGTAAGAAAAAATATCGTCACTCTACTCGCTCTTTAGTTATTGGTCTAACTGTAGGTACGATTGTTATGACATTTGTTCTAAGTATCTTAAATTACTTTGTCTTGATACCATTATATGGCATGATTTTTAACTTAGGCGATGTTTTCACAAATTTAAAAATTATAATTTTATCTGGAATCATTCCTTTTAACATCATTAAAGGGGTTATCATTTCAGTTATTTTTATGCTTTTATATAAACGTTTAAAGAGAGTACTTCAATAG
- a CDS encoding helix-turn-helix domain-containing protein — translation MYDIFSYAYKHTFNYKTDKSIYNILSGKKSHQTFFDACSQQLLSLYHSFPKLKYPSFERYIQKYESSHIQLKIHPRYTYDSLISTYSCIQLLVQSITQYINNKLNFVPISQQLRVQQRVKQVYSDIVKHDLINDFQDELCQLFHFIYTKNNNQCYIHYYLQGYDEPMYTRQQVSLIEDMPITDLFTLELNDLVELMYALEQKEQFPILSKLIILPPLLNKTALSHQQLLRGITMDEAAVIQNVKINTIEDHVLELFIKGYLHVYTDYVDENLITDFEKFYIDNRGERLKIYKNQFEQLSYFQIKLIIVGIERGDISVER, via the coding sequence ATGTACGATATCTTTTCATATGCGTATAAACACACATTTAATTATAAAACTGATAAAAGTATTTATAATATATTATCTGGAAAAAAATCGCATCAAACATTTTTTGATGCTTGTTCTCAACAACTTTTATCATTATATCACAGTTTTCCTAAATTAAAATATCCGTCTTTTGAGCGATATATTCAAAAATATGAAAGTAGCCATATTCAATTGAAAATTCATCCTCGATATACATATGATAGTTTAATTAGTACTTATAGCTGTATTCAATTATTAGTACAATCAATAACTCAGTATATTAATAACAAATTAAATTTTGTACCAATTTCACAACAGTTAAGGGTTCAACAACGAGTTAAACAGGTATATTCAGACATAGTAAAACATGATTTAATAAACGATTTCCAAGATGAATTATGTCAGTTATTCCACTTTATTTATACTAAAAATAATAATCAATGTTATATCCATTATTACTTACAAGGTTATGATGAGCCAATGTATACGCGTCAACAAGTGAGTTTGATTGAAGATATGCCTATAACTGATTTATTTACGTTAGAGCTAAATGATTTAGTGGAACTTATGTATGCCCTAGAACAAAAAGAACAGTTTCCAATACTTTCTAAGTTAATCATATTACCACCTTTATTAAATAAAACGGCATTATCACATCAACAATTGCTTCGAGGAATTACAATGGATGAAGCTGCAGTAATACAAAATGTAAAAATTAATACTATAGAGGACCATGTATTGGAGTTATTTATAAAAGGATATTTACATGTGTATACGGATTACGTTGATGAAAATTTAATTACTGATTTTGAAAAGTTTTACATTGATAATAGAGGTGAACGTTTGAAAATATATAAAAATCAATTCGAGCAATTATCATATTTTCAAATCAAATTAATTATTGTAGGTATTGAAAGAGGTGATATTAGTGTTGAAAGATAA